A window from Bacillota bacterium encodes these proteins:
- the lgt gene encoding prolipoprotein diacylglyceryl transferase, protein MREEEAAKEQRAGPPGEERRGLPAALWAAAGVVVAAALFLWLRPIFAGTASVSPILVQIGPLAVRWYGLLIAGSFIPGYYLARGYAARLGVDADTLVNFAVVVAVAGFIGARIGFVVQNLGYYAQHPLDALATWQGGLSIHGALVAGVLAAWLFSRRLPGRVGLWGMLDVAMPSVLLGQAIGRWGNFFNQELYGYPTSLPWKMYIAPEHRVPGYENVAFYHPTFLYESLWDAAGAALLFWYRGRRSARRGDELWLYLVVYSIGRFWVEFFRMGGTVIAGLTLAQWVSLLLIAAGAAGWIWNRRRPPEAEESGEEASLRAGGGDPCAG, encoded by the coding sequence GTGAGGGAAGAGGAGGCCGCGAAGGAGCAGCGGGCCGGGCCGCCCGGGGAGGAGCGCCGCGGCCTGCCCGCAGCCCTCTGGGCCGCGGCCGGCGTGGTGGTGGCGGCGGCCCTCTTCCTCTGGCTCCGCCCCATCTTCGCGGGGACGGCGTCGGTCAGCCCGATCCTGGTCCAGATCGGTCCGCTCGCGGTCCGCTGGTACGGGCTGCTCATCGCCGGCTCGTTCATCCCGGGCTACTACCTGGCCCGGGGCTATGCGGCGCGCCTGGGCGTGGACGCCGACACGCTGGTCAACTTCGCCGTGGTGGTGGCCGTCGCCGGCTTCATCGGCGCCCGCATCGGCTTCGTCGTCCAGAACCTGGGTTATTACGCCCAGCACCCGCTGGACGCGCTGGCCACCTGGCAGGGCGGCCTCTCCATCCACGGCGCGCTGGTCGCCGGGGTGCTGGCCGCCTGGCTCTTCAGCCGCCGGCTGCCCGGGCGGGTCGGCCTCTGGGGGATGCTGGACGTCGCCATGCCCAGCGTCCTCCTGGGGCAGGCCATCGGGCGCTGGGGGAACTTCTTCAACCAGGAGCTGTACGGCTACCCCACCAGCCTGCCCTGGAAGATGTACATCGCCCCGGAGCACCGCGTGCCCGGCTACGAGAACGTGGCCTTCTACCACCCCACCTTCCTCTACGAGTCGCTCTGGGACGCGGCGGGAGCTGCCTTGCTCTTCTGGTACCGCGGGCGGCGCTCCGCCCGGCGGGGGGACGAGCTCTGGCTCTACCTGGTCGTCTACTCGATCGGGCGCTTCTGGGTGGAGTTCTTCCGCATGGGCGGCACCGTCATCGCCGGGCTGACGCTGGCCCAGTGGGTCAGCCTGCTGCTGATCGCGGCGGGCGCCGCCGGCTGGATCTGGAACCGGCGCCGGCCCCCGGAGGCCGAGGAGTCCGGCGAGGAAGCCTCGCTGCGCGCGGGAGGTGGAGATCCTTGCGCTGGTTAG
- a CDS encoding substrate-binding domain-containing protein, translating to MNRRQAAHGRRPAVLALALTAILTLSACGAPGAGRTSAAGGAAGTKENAQSGPPKPANPRVILATTTSTQDSGLLDVLQPMFEKKTGYRLSIVAVGTGQALAMGERGEADVLLVHAPEAEMAAVSKGVAVDRRLVMHNDFVLVGPPDDPAGVKGTATAAEAFRKIARAQALFISRGDESGTHVREKSIWKKAGIQPEGKWYQQSGSGMGQTLGIASEKGAYTLTDRATYLALKQHLRLGIVLEGDASLLNIYHVMQVNPARFAKVNAEGAKAFVDFMTAPETQKVIGRFGVEEFGQPLFFPDAGKSEKAVGGSS from the coding sequence ATGAACCGGAGGCAGGCCGCCCACGGGCGCCGTCCGGCAGTGCTGGCGCTGGCGTTGACGGCGATCCTGACCCTCTCCGCCTGCGGAGCGCCGGGAGCCGGCCGGACCAGCGCAGCCGGCGGTGCAGCCGGAACGAAAGAGAATGCGCAGTCCGGCCCGCCGAAACCCGCCAACCCCAGGGTGATCCTCGCCACCACGACCAGCACCCAGGACAGCGGCCTCCTGGATGTCCTGCAACCCATGTTCGAAAAGAAGACCGGATACAGGCTCTCCATCGTCGCGGTGGGTACGGGCCAGGCGCTGGCGATGGGCGAACGCGGCGAGGCGGACGTGCTGCTGGTTCATGCGCCGGAGGCGGAGATGGCCGCGGTCTCGAAGGGCGTCGCCGTCGACCGGCGGCTGGTCATGCACAACGACTTCGTCCTTGTCGGCCCACCGGACGACCCGGCCGGGGTGAAAGGCACCGCCACGGCTGCAGAAGCCTTCCGGAAGATCGCCCGGGCCCAGGCGCTCTTTATCTCGCGCGGCGACGAGTCCGGCACGCATGTGAGAGAGAAGTCGATCTGGAAGAAGGCGGGCATTCAACCGGAGGGGAAGTGGTACCAGCAATCCGGGTCGGGGATGGGTCAGACGCTCGGCATCGCCTCGGAGAAAGGAGCTTACACGCTGACGGACCGGGCCACGTACCTGGCCCTCAAGCAGCATCTCCGCCTGGGGATCGTTCTCGAAGGTGATGCGTCGCTCCTCAACATCTATCACGTGATGCAGGTCAACCCGGCCAGGTTCGCCAAGGTGAACGCCGAGGGCGCCAAGGCGTTCGTCGACTTCATGACCGCTCCCGAGACGCAGAAAGTCATCGGTCGGTTCGGAGTCGAAGAGTTCGGCCAACCGCTCTTCTTCCCCGATGCGGGCAAGAGCGAGAAAGCGGTCGGCGGAAGCAGTTGA
- the uvrB gene encoding excinuclease ABC subunit UvrB — MGKVVTFPGEPREAGREGRFEVVAPFAPAGDQPKAIEELAANLLPPERGGRGQRYVTLLGVTGSGKTATMAWTIERVQKPTLVIAPNKTLAAQLTSELKEFLPHNAVEYFVSYYDYYQPEAYIPSSDLYIEKDALRNDEIDKMRHSATSALFERRDVVVVASVSCIYGLGSPEDYRELVLSLRVGQERSRQAILRRLVDIQYERNDVNLTRGKFRVHGDVIEVFPASSSERAIRIELFGDEIDRILEFDPLTGEVFGERDHVAIYPASHYVTEAQKMRAAVGSIEEELEARLRELRARGKLLEAQRLEQRTRYDLEMMQTVGYCNGIENYSRHLTGRKPGEPPYTLLDYFPDDFLCIIDESHVTVPQIGGMYHGDRSRKEVLVEYGFRLPSALDNRPLTFEEFLRHVPQILFVSATPGPWELEHSGAVVEQIVRPTGLLDPEVEVRPVEGQIDDLLAEIRKRVAAGERVLVTTLTKKMAEELTDYLRDLGVKVRYMHSEVDTIERMEIIRDLRLGVFDVLVGINLLREGLDLPEVSLVAILDADKEGYLRSERSLIQTIGRAARNVKGKVIMYADAITDSMKAAIEETYRRRAIQERYNREHGITPRTVVKPVREVLEATHPVDRMAPSGGRRRSAQVAEARAEYWLQPGRSLKEVPPRELPQVIERLRKEMKEAAKLLEFERAALLRDMISELEELREAQAHSLRAGTRKRARAEEAKP; from the coding sequence ATGGGCAAGGTGGTGACGTTCCCGGGCGAACCCCGGGAGGCCGGGAGAGAAGGACGCTTCGAGGTGGTGGCGCCCTTCGCGCCGGCGGGCGACCAGCCGAAGGCGATCGAGGAGCTGGCGGCCAACCTGCTTCCTCCCGAGCGGGGAGGGCGCGGGCAGCGGTACGTGACGCTCCTGGGCGTCACCGGCTCCGGCAAGACGGCCACCATGGCCTGGACCATCGAGCGGGTCCAGAAACCGACGCTGGTCATCGCGCCCAACAAGACGCTGGCAGCCCAGCTGACGAGCGAGCTGAAGGAGTTCCTCCCGCACAACGCGGTGGAGTACTTCGTCTCCTACTACGACTACTACCAGCCGGAGGCGTACATCCCGTCCAGCGACCTCTACATCGAGAAGGACGCGCTGCGCAACGACGAGATCGACAAGATGCGCCACTCCGCCACCAGCGCGCTCTTCGAGCGGCGGGACGTGGTCGTCGTGGCCAGCGTCTCCTGCATCTACGGCCTCGGTTCGCCCGAGGACTACCGGGAGCTGGTGCTCAGCCTCCGCGTCGGGCAGGAGCGCTCGCGCCAGGCGATCCTCCGCCGGCTGGTCGACATCCAGTACGAGCGCAACGACGTCAACCTGACCCGGGGCAAGTTCCGCGTCCACGGCGACGTGATCGAGGTCTTCCCGGCCTCCAGCTCCGAGCGGGCGATCCGCATCGAGCTCTTCGGCGACGAGATCGACCGCATCCTGGAGTTCGACCCGCTCACCGGCGAGGTCTTCGGCGAGCGCGACCACGTGGCCATCTACCCCGCCTCGCACTACGTGACCGAGGCGCAGAAGATGCGCGCCGCCGTCGGCTCCATCGAGGAAGAGCTGGAGGCGCGCCTCCGGGAGCTCCGCGCCCGGGGGAAGCTGCTGGAGGCGCAGCGGTTGGAGCAGCGGACGCGCTACGACCTGGAGATGATGCAGACCGTCGGCTACTGCAACGGCATCGAGAACTACTCGCGCCACCTGACCGGGAGGAAGCCGGGCGAGCCCCCGTACACGCTGCTGGACTACTTCCCCGACGACTTCCTCTGCATCATCGACGAGTCGCACGTGACGGTGCCGCAGATCGGGGGCATGTACCACGGGGACCGGTCGCGGAAAGAGGTGCTGGTGGAGTACGGCTTCCGCCTTCCTTCCGCGCTGGACAACCGTCCGCTCACCTTCGAGGAGTTCCTGCGGCACGTGCCGCAGATCCTCTTCGTCTCCGCCACGCCGGGACCCTGGGAGCTGGAGCACTCGGGCGCCGTGGTGGAGCAGATCGTCCGGCCCACCGGCCTCCTCGACCCCGAGGTGGAGGTGCGGCCGGTGGAGGGCCAGATCGACGACCTGCTGGCGGAGATCCGGAAGCGGGTGGCGGCCGGGGAGCGGGTGCTGGTCACCACGCTGACCAAGAAGATGGCCGAGGAGCTGACCGACTACCTCCGCGACCTGGGCGTCAAGGTCCGCTACATGCACTCCGAGGTGGACACCATCGAGCGGATGGAGATCATCCGGGACCTCCGCCTGGGCGTCTTCGACGTGCTGGTGGGCATCAACCTCCTGCGCGAGGGGCTCGACCTGCCCGAGGTCTCGCTGGTCGCCATCCTCGACGCGGACAAGGAGGGCTACCTCCGCTCCGAGCGCTCGCTGATCCAGACCATCGGCCGCGCCGCGCGCAACGTGAAGGGGAAGGTGATCATGTACGCCGACGCGATCACCGACTCGATGAAGGCGGCCATCGAGGAGACCTACCGCCGCCGCGCCATCCAGGAGCGGTACAACCGGGAGCACGGGATCACGCCCCGGACCGTCGTCAAGCCGGTGCGCGAGGTGCTGGAGGCGACCCACCCGGTCGACCGCATGGCGCCGTCCGGCGGGCGCCGCCGCTCCGCCCAGGTGGCGGAGGCGCGGGCGGAGTACTGGCTCCAGCCGGGCCGCAGCCTGAAGGAGGTGCCGCCGCGGGAGCTGCCGCAGGTGATCGAGCGGCTTCGAAAAGAAATGAAGGAGGCGGCGAAGCTCCTCGAGTTCGAGCGGGCGGCGCTCCTCCGCGACATGATCTCCGAGCTGGAGGAGCTGCGCGAGGCTCAGGCCCATTCACTCCGCGCCGGGACGAGGAAGCGGGCGCGGGCAGAGGAGGCGAAGCCGTGA
- a CDS encoding sodium-translocating pyrophosphatase has translation MSTEIIWLALIVGLVTLAAGGLAISSVLRIGVDNPEIERIGHAIQEGAVAYISRSYRTLAVVAVILAVVLALAVGLPTALAFLFGGALSALAGYAGMMVAVRANMRVAQVADRYGLRGTLRLALRGGAVTGLFVIGLGLTGIAILLLLRVPDTATVGFAFGASLISIFARLGGGIYTKAADVGADLVGKVEQGLPEDDPRNPAVIADNVGDNVGDDAGMAADLFETFVVTLVGSLLLAHLVHPGQPAFGDYILLLGAAGAVAAILGAFVNVSTDRPEGIMPALYGTTAITLVFASLLFLGAALWMGVGLRLFLAALLGVVVTAVLILVTDFFTSKKYGPIKRLAESTRSGPATVVISGTALGFRASFVPALVIAAATLAAYQLGGIYGIGVAVTGMLALVGFIITLDAYGPITDNAGGIAEMAGLKSEVRKITDALDAVGNTTKAVTKGYAIGSAALGALVLFGSFVHELAGRMAGRAAFDLSNPFVIVGLLLGAVLPFLFASYGLEAVGRAALGVVEEVRRQLRQRPGILQGTERPDYGRTVDIVTAGALRSMTLPALIPVLAPPIVGFGLGSHGWQALGGLLLGTLVSGFFLALYLTTSGAAWDNAKKYIEDGAYGGKGTPEHAAAVVGDTIGDPFKDTAGPAINPLIKIVNVVALLIVPLLSIG, from the coding sequence GTGTCGACAGAGATAATCTGGTTGGCCCTCATCGTCGGGCTGGTGACACTGGCCGCAGGCGGCCTGGCCATCTCGTCGGTGCTGAGGATCGGTGTCGACAACCCGGAGATCGAGCGCATCGGCCACGCGATCCAGGAGGGAGCGGTGGCCTACATCTCCCGCTCCTACCGGACGCTGGCCGTCGTGGCCGTCATCCTGGCCGTCGTCCTGGCGCTGGCCGTCGGCCTGCCCACCGCCCTCGCCTTCCTCTTCGGCGGGGCGCTCTCGGCGCTGGCCGGCTACGCCGGCATGATGGTCGCCGTGCGGGCGAACATGCGCGTCGCGCAGGTGGCCGACCGCTACGGCCTGCGCGGCACGCTCCGCCTGGCGCTGCGGGGCGGCGCGGTCACCGGCCTCTTCGTCATCGGTCTCGGCCTGACCGGGATCGCCATCCTGCTGCTGCTCCGCGTGCCCGACACCGCCACCGTCGGCTTCGCCTTCGGCGCCAGCCTGATCAGCATCTTCGCCCGGCTGGGCGGCGGCATCTACACCAAGGCCGCGGACGTGGGCGCCGACCTGGTCGGCAAGGTGGAGCAGGGCCTGCCCGAGGACGATCCACGCAACCCCGCCGTCATCGCCGACAACGTGGGCGACAACGTGGGCGACGACGCCGGCATGGCGGCCGACCTCTTCGAGACCTTCGTGGTGACGCTGGTCGGCTCGCTTCTCCTGGCCCACCTGGTCCACCCGGGCCAGCCGGCCTTCGGGGACTACATCCTCCTGCTCGGGGCGGCCGGCGCGGTGGCGGCCATCCTGGGCGCCTTCGTCAACGTGAGCACCGATCGGCCGGAGGGGATCATGCCGGCCCTCTACGGGACGACGGCCATCACCCTCGTCTTCGCGTCGCTGCTCTTCCTGGGTGCGGCGCTCTGGATGGGGGTCGGCCTCCGCCTCTTCCTCGCCGCGCTGCTGGGCGTGGTGGTGACCGCCGTACTCATCCTGGTCACGGACTTCTTCACGTCCAAGAAGTACGGGCCGATCAAGCGCCTGGCGGAGTCGACCCGGAGCGGACCCGCCACCGTGGTCATCTCCGGCACCGCCCTGGGTTTCCGCGCCAGCTTCGTGCCTGCGCTGGTGATCGCCGCCGCCACCCTGGCCGCCTACCAGCTGGGCGGCATCTACGGCATCGGCGTGGCCGTGACCGGGATGCTGGCGCTGGTGGGCTTCATCATCACGCTGGACGCCTACGGGCCCATCACCGACAACGCCGGCGGCATCGCCGAGATGGCGGGCCTCAAGTCGGAGGTGCGCAAGATCACCGACGCCCTGGACGCGGTGGGCAACACCACCAAGGCGGTGACCAAGGGGTACGCCATCGGTTCCGCAGCCCTGGGCGCGCTGGTCCTCTTCGGCTCCTTCGTGCACGAGCTGGCGGGTCGGATGGCGGGCAGGGCCGCCTTCGACCTCTCCAACCCCTTCGTCATCGTGGGGCTGCTGCTGGGCGCGGTGCTTCCCTTCCTCTTCGCCTCCTACGGTCTGGAGGCGGTGGGGCGGGCGGCGCTGGGCGTGGTGGAGGAGGTGCGGCGCCAGCTGCGCCAGCGACCCGGCATCCTGCAGGGCACCGAGAGGCCGGACTACGGCCGGACCGTGGACATCGTCACGGCGGGCGCGCTGCGCAGCATGACGCTCCCCGCGCTCATCCCCGTGCTCGCACCGCCCATCGTCGGCTTCGGGCTCGGCTCCCACGGCTGGCAGGCGCTGGGCGGGCTGCTCCTGGGGACGCTGGTGAGTGGCTTCTTCCTCGCGCTCTACCTGACCACCAGCGGCGCCGCCTGGGACAACGCCAAGAAGTACATCGAGGACGGCGCCTACGGGGGCAAGGGGACGCCCGAGCATGCGGCGGCGGTGGTGGGCGACACCATCGGCGATCCCTTCAAGGACACGGCGGGGCCCGCGATCAACCCGCTGATCAAGATCGTCAACGTGGTCGCGCTGCTGATCGTTCCGCTCCTGTCGATCGGCTGA
- the sleB gene encoding spore cortex-lytic enzyme, whose protein sequence is MPTIRRSLRRLARQGGAFLASLLLLSAFLASSGRAAPAPLPTLSWGSSGDAVRLLQQRLAARGYYRGPIDGNYGATTWQAVRLFQSRNGLPADGTVSARTWSSLGYPPEAPSLVAAAASPATAVGATRAGDVDLLARLVMAEAHGEPFAGQVAVAAVVLNRMRNPAFPHTVAGVVFQPDAFESVSNGLIWQRSPDATAYQAAQDALNGWDPTYGALYFWNPAKAFSGWIWTRPISLVIGHHVFAH, encoded by the coding sequence ATGCCGACCATCCGCCGTTCCCTGCGCCGCCTCGCGCGGCAGGGAGGCGCCTTTCTCGCCTCGCTGCTGCTCCTGTCCGCCTTCCTGGCCTCGTCCGGTCGTGCCGCCCCCGCCCCTCTGCCCACGCTCTCCTGGGGCTCCTCGGGCGACGCCGTCCGCCTCCTGCAGCAGCGGCTGGCCGCCCGGGGGTACTACCGCGGCCCCATCGACGGCAACTACGGGGCGACCACCTGGCAGGCGGTCCGCCTCTTCCAGAGCCGGAACGGGCTGCCGGCGGACGGGACGGTCAGCGCCCGGACCTGGAGCTCCCTGGGCTACCCGCCCGAGGCGCCCAGCTTGGTCGCCGCGGCCGCCTCGCCGGCGACGGCGGTGGGCGCCACCCGCGCCGGCGACGTCGACCTGCTGGCGCGCCTGGTGATGGCGGAGGCGCACGGCGAACCCTTCGCCGGGCAGGTCGCCGTGGCGGCGGTGGTGCTCAACCGGATGCGAAACCCGGCCTTTCCGCACACGGTGGCCGGCGTCGTCTTCCAGCCGGACGCCTTCGAGTCGGTCTCCAACGGCCTGATCTGGCAGCGGAGCCCGGACGCCACGGCCTACCAGGCGGCCCAGGACGCGCTCAACGGCTGGGATCCCACGTACGGGGCGCTCTACTTCTGGAACCCGGCCAAGGCGTTCTCCGGCTGGATCTGGACCCGCCCGATCTCCCTGGTCATCGGGCATCACGTCTTCGCGCACTAG
- a CDS encoding MBL fold metallo-hydrolase — translation MRWLGHACFRIELPEGVVWLTDPPDPSVGYPEPAVSADVVTVSHEHFDHNHVSPVRGEPRVLRGLTPDGGWARVETEVDGARFRTVGVFHDPEQGARRGRNAFFVVEAGDGQGGRRRYAHAGDLGHVLTAEQAAAIGPVDVLMVPVGGFFTLAPEEVPRVIEALHPRVVVPMHYATSRTQGGHGRRGLPIQPLSSFLAVWKGPVRTLPDDAPVEGSPLPEATEVWAFETFR, via the coding sequence TTGCGCTGGTTAGGACATGCCTGCTTCCGCATCGAGCTGCCGGAGGGGGTCGTCTGGCTGACCGATCCGCCCGACCCCAGCGTCGGCTACCCCGAACCCGCCGTCTCCGCCGACGTGGTCACCGTCTCCCACGAGCACTTCGACCACAACCACGTCTCGCCCGTGCGCGGGGAGCCCCGCGTCCTCCGCGGCCTCACCCCGGACGGCGGCTGGGCCCGGGTGGAGACCGAGGTGGACGGCGCCCGCTTCCGCACCGTGGGCGTCTTCCACGACCCCGAGCAGGGCGCCCGGCGCGGGCGGAACGCCTTCTTCGTCGTGGAGGCGGGCGACGGGCAGGGCGGCCGCCGGCGCTACGCCCACGCCGGCGACCTGGGCCACGTGCTGACCGCCGAGCAGGCGGCCGCCATCGGGCCGGTGGACGTCCTGATGGTGCCGGTGGGCGGCTTCTTCACCCTGGCGCCCGAGGAAGTCCCGCGGGTGATCGAGGCGCTCCACCCGCGGGTGGTGGTGCCCATGCACTACGCCACCTCGCGCACCCAGGGAGGGCACGGCCGGCGCGGCCTGCCCATCCAGCCGCTGTCGAGCTTCCTGGCCGTCTGGAAGGGGCCGGTGCGGACGCTCCCCGACGACGCGCCGGTGGAAGGCTCGCCGCTTCCCGAGGCGACCGAGGTCTGGGCCTTCGAGACCTTCCGCTGA
- a CDS encoding adenosine-specific kinase, which translates to MSIEVVRVENPHEDNLILGQSHFIKTVEDLYEALVQSSPGIRFGLAFDEASGARLVRRAGNDPELVELATRNLQAIGAGHAFLVFLKEAFPINVLNAVKAVPEVCRIYAATANPLEVVVGVTEQGRGILGVIDGFPPVGVESEEDERARHALLRRFGYKL; encoded by the coding sequence CTGTCGATCGAGGTGGTGCGGGTGGAGAACCCGCACGAGGACAACCTCATTCTCGGCCAGAGCCACTTCATCAAGACGGTGGAAGACCTCTACGAGGCGCTCGTCCAGTCCTCGCCGGGCATCCGCTTCGGCCTCGCCTTCGACGAGGCCTCCGGAGCGAGACTGGTCCGCCGTGCCGGCAACGACCCGGAGCTGGTGGAGCTGGCCACCCGCAACCTCCAAGCCATCGGGGCCGGCCACGCCTTCCTCGTCTTCTTGAAGGAAGCCTTTCCCATCAACGTCCTCAACGCGGTCAAGGCGGTGCCCGAGGTCTGCCGCATCTACGCCGCCACCGCCAACCCGCTGGAGGTGGTGGTGGGCGTCACCGAGCAGGGCCGCGGCATCCTGGGCGTGATCGACGGCTTCCCGCCCGTGGGCGTGGAGAGCGAGGAGGACGAGCGGGCCCGGCACGCGCTCCTGCGCCGCTTCGGCTACAAGCTCTGA
- a CDS encoding ATP-binding cassette domain-containing protein, with the protein MSQPALAVRGLRVVRGGHRVLDVAALEVARGEILAVIGPNGAGKSTLLQSLALLLPAEMEYRLDGRPVDLPREALGLRRQMAVVFQQPLLLDGSVIDNVILPLRLRGVPRREARERAVRWLERLGVAHLAQRPARHLSGGEAQRVNLARALVVEPRLLFLDEPFASLDVITRGKLIRELRPLLHGAGVTALLVTHDFTEIPPVADRVAVLDRGRLVQVGTPREVFTRPAGPTVEHLVQHAAELVQALADGSRQGSAARAVGQGAPAAAGAPPPG; encoded by the coding sequence ATGAGCCAGCCTGCGCTCGCCGTACGCGGTCTCCGGGTGGTCCGCGGGGGGCACCGGGTGCTCGACGTGGCGGCCCTGGAGGTGGCGCGGGGCGAGATCCTGGCCGTGATCGGACCCAACGGGGCGGGCAAGTCCACGCTGCTCCAGTCCCTGGCCCTCCTGCTGCCGGCGGAGATGGAGTACCGGTTGGACGGGAGACCGGTCGACCTGCCCCGCGAGGCCCTCGGCCTGCGCAGGCAGATGGCCGTCGTCTTCCAGCAGCCGCTGCTCCTGGATGGCAGCGTGATCGACAACGTGATCCTGCCCCTGCGGCTGCGCGGGGTGCCGCGGCGCGAGGCCCGGGAGCGGGCGGTCCGCTGGCTGGAGCGTCTCGGCGTGGCGCATCTGGCTCAGCGCCCCGCCCGCCACCTCTCGGGCGGCGAGGCGCAGAGGGTGAACCTGGCGCGGGCCCTGGTGGTGGAACCCAGGCTTCTCTTCCTCGACGAGCCTTTCGCCTCGCTGGACGTGATCACCCGGGGCAAGCTGATCCGGGAGCTGCGCCCGCTTCTGCACGGTGCCGGCGTGACCGCCCTTCTGGTCACGCACGACTTCACCGAGATCCCGCCGGTGGCCGACCGGGTGGCGGTCCTCGACCGCGGTCGCCTCGTCCAGGTGGGGACGCCGCGCGAGGTCTTCACCCGGCCCGCGGGCCCGACGGTGGAGCACCTCGTGCAGCATGCCGCGGAGCTGGTCCAGGCGCTGGCGGACGGGTCCCGGCAGGGGAGCGCCGCCCGCGCGGTGGGGCAGGGCGCCCCTGCCGCCGCGGGCGCCCCGCCTCCCGGGTGA
- a CDS encoding ABC transporter permease — MDLIGQGLAKALRMLLAGDPELLRITWLTLRVSGGATLVSVLLGVPTGLALALGRLPLRRLWVSLINTGMGLPPTVVGLWVSILLWRYGPLGALHLMYTPAAMVVAQSVIATPVVAGFTIAGVGQLDPRLRLQILAMGASRWQLYALLVREARLSILAAVIAGFGAVVSEVGASMMVGGNVLGQTRVLTTAIVMEVSKGDFDVALALSLVLLALAYGVTLVLTLIQQRRAAA, encoded by the coding sequence ATGGACCTGATCGGACAAGGTCTGGCCAAGGCGCTCCGCATGCTCCTGGCGGGCGACCCCGAGCTCCTGCGCATCACGTGGCTGACGCTCCGGGTCTCGGGCGGAGCCACGCTGGTCAGCGTGCTCCTGGGGGTCCCGACGGGCCTCGCCCTGGCACTGGGGCGGCTCCCCCTGCGACGGTTGTGGGTCAGCCTGATCAACACCGGCATGGGGCTGCCGCCGACGGTGGTCGGCCTCTGGGTGAGCATCCTGCTCTGGCGCTATGGGCCGCTGGGCGCTCTGCACCTCATGTACACCCCCGCGGCGATGGTGGTGGCGCAGTCCGTGATCGCCACCCCGGTGGTGGCGGGCTTCACCATCGCCGGGGTCGGCCAGCTCGACCCGCGGCTTCGCCTCCAGATCCTCGCCATGGGGGCTTCGCGCTGGCAGCTGTACGCCCTCCTCGTCAGGGAAGCCCGCCTCTCCATCCTGGCGGCGGTGATCGCGGGCTTCGGCGCCGTCGTCTCCGAGGTGGGGGCGTCGATGATGGTCGGCGGGAACGTGCTCGGCCAGACGCGCGTGCTCACGACGGCCATCGTGATGGAGGTCTCGAAGGGCGATTTCGACGTGGCGCTGGCGCTGAGCCTGGTCCTCCTCGCCCTGGCCTACGGCGTCACGCTGGTCCTGACGCTGATCCAGCAGAGGAGGGCCGCCGCATGA
- a CDS encoding substrate-binding domain-containing protein, with amino-acid sequence MKGTGDGGVPPYRVVLILGDQIRGDRLFALLEAVALRGSLNQARADVGLSYRYAWGLVKQAEERLGVRLLDRRTGGARGGGAQLTAAARDLLDRYRRFQAGVERRIPVLAGPEEPPAADRAPGAGTGEAHGSLVLAATVEPVETGLVPALAEAFLAETGIAVRPLAAGSGQALDLAREGRADLVLSHAPEAEEEFVTAGFGTGRHPLMEDDFVVVGPEGDPAGVRQAGTVHQAFQAIARARAPFLSRGDRSGTHLRERGLWEAAGVQPEAPWYRVDPLGVLGSMHILTAAAAKRAYTLVDRATLRAARPEGLAILWEGGPELRDVFSLVPVSAERAPWVRRRWAEAFARWAVGPAGQGLIARFGLDPHGRPLFRPLRP; translated from the coding sequence ATGAAGGGGACGGGAGACGGGGGCGTTCCCCCCTACCGGGTCGTCCTGATCCTGGGCGATCAGATCCGCGGCGACCGGCTGTTCGCACTGCTCGAGGCCGTGGCCCTGCGGGGTTCGCTGAATCAGGCGCGGGCCGACGTCGGCCTCTCGTACCGCTACGCCTGGGGGCTGGTGAAGCAGGCCGAGGAGCGCCTCGGGGTCCGGCTCCTCGACCGTCGTACCGGCGGCGCGCGGGGCGGCGGCGCGCAGCTGACGGCCGCCGCACGGGACCTCCTGGACCGGTACCGCCGGTTCCAGGCCGGCGTGGAGAGGCGGATCCCCGTCCTGGCGGGACCGGAGGAACCGCCGGCCGCCGACCGGGCTCCCGGCGCCGGGACGGGCGAAGCCCACGGGTCGCTGGTGCTGGCCGCCACGGTGGAACCCGTGGAGACCGGCCTCGTCCCCGCGCTGGCGGAAGCCTTCCTCGCCGAGACGGGGATCGCCGTCCGGCCCTTGGCGGCAGGCAGTGGCCAGGCTCTGGACCTCGCCCGCGAGGGGCGGGCCGACCTGGTGCTCAGCCACGCTCCCGAGGCGGAGGAGGAGTTCGTGACGGCAGGTTTCGGCACGGGGCGCCACCCCTTGATGGAAGACGACTTCGTCGTCGTGGGCCCCGAGGGGGATCCCGCTGGCGTGCGGCAGGCGGGCACGGTGCACCAGGCCTTTCAGGCCATCGCCCGGGCCCGGGCGCCCTTTCTGAGCCGGGGGGACCGTTCGGGCACCCACCTGCGGGAGAGGGGCCTCTGGGAGGCGGCCGGCGTCCAGCCGGAGGCGCCGTGGTACCGGGTCGACCCGCTGGGGGTGCTCGGCAGCATGCACATTCTCACCGCCGCCGCGGCGAAGCGCGCGTACACGCTGGTCGACCGTGCGACGCTGCGGGCCGCGCGGCCCGAGGGGCTGGCGATCCTCTGGGAAGGGGGCCCCGAACTGCGCGACGTCTTCTCTCTGGTGCCGGTCAGCGCGGAACGCGCTCCCTGGGTTCGTCGCCGCTGGGCCGAGGCGTTCGCACGCTGGGCGGTGGGGCCTGCCGGTCAGGGCCTGATCGCCCGCTTCGGCCTTGACCCGCACGGCCGTCCGCTCTTCCGACCGCTGCGGCCCTGA